In one Acomys russatus chromosome 15, mAcoRus1.1, whole genome shotgun sequence genomic region, the following are encoded:
- the LOC127198919 gene encoding prothymosin alpha-like, which yields MSDTAVDTRSEITTKDLKEKNEVVEEAENGRDTPANGNANDENGEQEADNEVEEEEEEGGEEEEEEEEGDNEEEDGDEDEEAEAPTGKRVAEDDEDEDTKKQKTDEDD from the coding sequence ATGTCAGACACGGCAGTGGACACCAGATCTGAGATCACCACCAAGGACTTGAAGGAGAAGAACGAAGTTGTGGAAGAGGCAGAAAATGGAAGAGACACACCTGCCAATGGGAATGCTAATGACGAAAATGGGGAGCAGGAGGCTGACAAtgaggtagaggaggaagaggaagaaggtggggaggaagaggaggaggaggaggaaggtgacaatgaggaagaggatggagatgaagatgaggaagctgaggctcctACGGGCAAGCGGGTAGCTgaagatgatgaggatgaggatacCAAGAAGCAGAAGACTGATGAGGATGACTAG